In the genome of Bombus affinis isolate iyBomAffi1 chromosome 7, iyBomAffi1.2, whole genome shotgun sequence, one region contains:
- the LOC126918654 gene encoding SAGA-associated factor 29 encodes MPFTADAAATQIQERLKNLYHLVHEIETQRIRSEHNLNNIIKTYEKVTPEDKVSPYYQQKLKNLNAAIGDSQQEEEILRKALGKINEIRAIRNERRIQARNAGNKETIRRGALMKMVLSTAQTLPLYVGKTPGAKPPPLCGAIPAEPTYIAKMGDMVAALVKGSEEEDWILAEVVQFNPTTNKYEVDDIDEEQKDRHTLSRRRVVPLPLMRANPETDPHALFPKGSIVMALYPQTTCFYKAVVNQPPTTATEEYEVLFEDANYANGYSPPLKVAQRYVISIKESKKNKSQC; translated from the coding sequence ATGCCATTCACAGCCGATGCAGCAGCTACCCAAATACAGGAACGGCTGAAGAACCTGTATCACTTGGTGCACGAGATCGAAACACAAAGGATTCGTTCAGAGCATAATCTGAACAATATTATAAAAACTTACGAGAAAGTAACACCAGAGGACAAGGTATCCCCGTATTATCAACAGAAGCTGAAGAATCTCAATGCAGCGATCGGCGACTCTCAGCAGGAAGAGGAGATTCTGCGTAAAGCATTGGGAAAAATCAACGAAATTCGAGCAATTAGAAACGAACGACGGATACAAGCTCGTAATGCAGGAAACAAAGAAACTATCCGTCGAGGTGCTCTGATGAAGATGGTATTGAGCACCGCGCAAACGCTCCCTTTGTACGTAGGCAAGACACCAGGGGCGAAACCACCCCCTCTCTGCGGAGCAATCCCAGCAGAGCCTACGTATATCGCGAAAATGGGAGACATGGTGGCTGCCCTTGTAAAGGGGTCCGAAGAAGAGGATTGGATCTTGGCAGAAGTGGTTCAATTTAATCCTACGACGAACAAATACGAGGTGGACGATATCGACGAGGAGCAAAAGGACAGGCACACCTTGTCGAGACGAAGAGTGGTACCTCTTCCATTGATGAGGGCTAATCCTGAAACAGATCCTCATGCTCTTTTCCCCAAAGGATCCATCGTGATGGCATTGTACCCTCAAACGACTTGTTTCTATAAGGCAGTCGTGAACCAACCACCCACTACAGCCACCGAGGAATACGAGGTCTTATTTGAGGACGCGAATTACGCAAATGGGTATTCGCCACCTTTAAAAGTCGCTCAACGTTACGTGATCTCCATCAAAGAGAGCAAGAAGAATAAAAGTCAGTGTTGA